One Brachyspira pilosicoli P43/6/78 genomic window carries:
- a CDS encoding metal-dependent transcriptional regulator: MTPILENYLETIYNLEVEKKFKEAIRITDIADLVGRSKASVNTAIKTLSKLGHIKHEHYGDIELTDSGRAIGKDIAERHAIFYYFLTKVLNIDEKIADEEACLIEHAMSRDTVHKFKEFLCDYCKKENILNKQN; the protein is encoded by the coding sequence ATGACACCTATATTAGAAAATTATTTAGAAACTATATACAATTTGGAAGTAGAAAAAAAGTTTAAAGAAGCTATTAGAATTACTGATATAGCAGATTTAGTAGGACGCTCAAAGGCAAGCGTTAATACAGCTATAAAAACATTATCCAAATTAGGCCATATAAAACATGAACATTATGGAGATATAGAATTAACAGATTCTGGAAGAGCTATAGGAAAAGATATAGCTGAAAGACATGCAATATTCTATTATTTCTTAACTAAAGTATTAAATATAGATGAAAAAATAGCAGACGAAGAAGCTTGTTTAATAGAACATGCCATGAGCAGAGATACAGTACATAAGTTTAAAGAGTTTCTTTGCGATTATTGTAAGAAAGAAAATATTTTAAATAAACAAAACTAA